The nucleotide window TCCTCAGCTCAGCGGATCTGCTGGGGACCACCTTCTCGGCTCCGCATCTCGCGACCGGCTTTGGTGCCCATCTTGCCGTCCCAATCCTTCGCCGGCTGTTCCCAGAGGAAAGGCCTATTGAGTCAATCACCAAGGATGAGGCCGTGGCGGCGCTAAGGGAATGTATCAAGGTTCTCTGGTACCGTGATGCGCGGAGTCTGGACAAGTACTCCTTAGCTGTGATTACTGAGGAGGGAGTTGAGATCCAGGAGGACCAGCAAGTTGAAGCCCAGAGCTGGGCATTCGCCGAGACCATCAAGGGATATGGGGCTCAGGTTAACTAGGATATGGCTTTGATTACATGCTTGTGCCACTTGAGTAATAGAACAAATCCAACAAAGTACGTATGGTGAAGTCACTGCGAACGTGTCTTGGTTGTAGAGCGCTATATATATGAAGATGCACAAATAGGTCGTGATGGTTGGTGATCGGGATGCCACATCGTTCAAGGGACTCCTGACGGTCCTTGTTACACCCGATAAGCCCTGCGCCACCTGTTCCTTTCATTAATGATTCAGAGCTTAGAAGAGGGCTTGTCGAAGACAACGCGATTCAGGCATGATCCGACACCCTCAAGAGAAACCTCAACTAAATCACCATCCTTGAGCCAGAGCGCCGGCTTTCGACCCATACCAACACCTTGGGGTCTGAAGAAGTTAGCCTTGTGCATGGTAGTTAAGCGCGAAAGGAGCAGACAAGCGCTAACTTACGTTCCTGTAAAGATTACATCCCCGGGCAACAAGGTGGTACCCTGAGATAAGAACGACACTGTCTTGGCCACATTGAAGATCATATccttggtggatgatgattggaCCGTCTGGCCATTCAGTTTTGTCGAGATCTGCAAGTTGTTGGGATCACGGATTAGCTTCGAAGATACAATACCTGGTCCAAAGGGCGCCCATCCGTCGAAGCCCTTGCCCAGCCCCCATTGCCCTCCACCATGCTTCAACTGCCATTCACGATGAGAGACATCGTTTCCAACGGCATACCCCAAAACATAGTCCAGAGCCTGGCTCTCGGGCACATTCTTAGCTTCCTTGCCGATAACGACAACCAATTCACACTCATAGTCTAGACCCTCACCCTGCTGGGCCATGCGGGATACTGGGACGTCGTCTGTAGGCCCCGTAATAGAGGTGACGGGCTTGTAGAAGAGAACTGGAAATTTGGGCAAGGGTAGGTTTGATTCTATGGCGTGTTGTTCATAATTGAGTCCCAGACAACGCACGGTCCCAATGTCCTTTCTTGCCAATGGCGCAAGGAGCATTTTGATATCAGCAATCTGGTCTGTGACTTGGTGCTGTCCAAAAATGTCGCCTCGGATAACCCGTGCTCTCGTGGCTTGGGCAATGTCGCTCACGCCTGCTGACAATAGGGCGTCTCCATAATAAGTCTGGCCGTCCTTGGCCAAGAAACGAACCAGACGCTGTGCCATGAGACACATTATCAGTTCTTGAAAGAAGGAGTGGGCCAATGGAAAGGATATGGACTCACGGAAAAGGTGGCCATATCGATCAAAGGTGctaatagtagtagatagtgaTGATACCCGGtgtatatagtagtagtcggATAAAGTATATCAAGAGTAAATGAAGTTTGGTAGTATGATGAATAGCAGCTGGAGTCTAACTAGGAGGTGATATAGATCTGTATTTCAAGACCAAGAGTGAGTTTGGTCTGACGAAGCTCCCACCAGCACTTCTTATCCCGATAGCTGACTACGTAGTTACTAATGTTAGTACGGGAAATAGTTAGATAACGAAGAGGGGgtttctccagctcctcggcTCCAGGATTCTCGGCCGGAAGGGGGAAGCAGCTCGGCTACTACGTATGGGGTAAGCGGATCGGCAGCCCCCGGGGAAAAAAGCCGAACAAGCTACCAGTAAGCATGCTCTGCATTTCCGAACTTCTGAACTCTTCAGTCCGGTGATGCAGCTATAACCACTACTAGCACTCGCAATTTCCTCCAGTTTACAACGACTATATAGATCTAATGGCTCGGCTGTCAGGTCTCCAAAGACAGGTGCTGTCTCTGTATCGGACATGCTTGAGAGAAGCCGGGAAGAAACCCATTGTAAGCAAACACTTCGTTGCACTGTCAAAGTTTGTTTCACTGGCTAGCCAACGAACTTGGGCTAATTAGTTCTGCTACTTCATATACGGTAACTAGGAGACGAGAGAGAATTTCAGAGCATATGCTAGGTGTGTTCCTTAGTCGGGGTTCTTAATCGAAGAGATTGGTCTCCTGGCATGCTCGCTCTACAGTGTGCTAATCTTGAAACAGGGCGGAATTTCGAAAGAACTCCTCTGTTAGCAAGAAGGATTTCGGTGCGATAGAGTATCTACTACGGAAGGGGCAGAGGCAGCTTGAGATGTACTCATCCCCCGGGATTCGCAATATTCGGTGATTTCAATATCCTGTCGCTTGCGGGGCAGCCccagaaattaaaaaacgAACCCTCCTCCTTTGGATGTAGGTGAATGGCCCAGTAAACGAATTATAGCATGGCTTTTTGCTCCCAATGATGCAACTCTTGAAAGCTCACTTCCTAGGGATGAACTCATATGTCACGTGATTGCGGAAGATTCGCGCGGGTTCTCAAACCGTAAGCCGCTTATCTTATCGGGTCGGTGACGGAAGGCTCCAGATGCATCTGGTGTCATCTCGCTCCATCGCTGTCGCTCCCAGCATCTGCCAGAACGCTCGGCTCGCTTCTGTATAACAGAGAAAgttggatgatggcgttTTCTAGAAATCCTCTGGTCAGGAATATAAGGATGGGATTTAACCAGCCTAACATGTTTGTCTGTACTCAGAATCAATCCAATCTCATCACAAGATAAATCAGAGACATTCATATCCTCTTTATCAACGATCCAAAACCGCAGCTATCTTCTTCCAAGATCATTAGCTTCCATCAAACACCCTTGACATTCTCAAACAAATCACAAACAATGGCTTACTTCCCTCGATTTGCCGGTGACTTCGCACCTTTGTTCCAACTTCTGGACGATTATGATGTCCACCGGTCTAGCCGCCCCAAGAACAGGAAGGCCACACCCGTCCGCTCATTCACTCCGAAATTTGATGTCTATGAGGTGAACGACGTATATCACTTGGAAGGCGAACTTCCTGGGGCCGAGCCGAGCAACATTGAAATCGAGTTCTCTGATCCACACACTCTGGTCATCAAAGGTCGCGTGGAGAAGAATGAAGTGGGCACCCCTCAGACAGCGGGTCAAACATCGCCGACAAAGTCACACCAGCCGACagttgaggatgacgacgaagacgaagacaaCAAATCAACCAAGTCCTCGGATAGCCACCCCACGCAGCTGGTCTCACAGAAACAAACCGAGCCAACCTCCAAGTACTGGGTTTCCGAACGCCAGACTGGCGAATTCTACCGCACATTCACCTTCCCGACGAGAGTGCATCAAGATGCAGTCAAGGCCAACCTGACAAATGGAATCTTGTCGCTACAGATCCCGAAGGAGCCAGCCCCTCAGGTCAAGAAGATCCGCCTCGAGTAAAGCGATCGATAATTATCGTCTCAGATTTTTCTTAGCATCGGTTTCCACTCTGCGAcattttctgttttcttcttgactTACCTACCATGGCCATACGATCTTCTGCCAGTTCACGCAATGATATGAATGTTTCTGCACCTGCATTATGATGGGGTTCTGTGGGCCAGGAGTACATTGGAATGATTGTTCATTTTCTGCATGTATTATACTAAGTTATCATGCGATGACATATAATGAATATTGAGATTTTTCTTACATATGCTCCTCGTAGAATACGAGTATGATCGAAAGATACCGACTgacagcatcatcacccacGACAGAGATTTCGTAGACATGTCCGATTTATCATCTTGATCTCTACTTACTGTAGATACTATTACCTAAGTATGTTTATTACCACGGCCAGTACTATCACTAATTGAGTTTGCAAGCGCTTACCATCCTAATTACTAGACACCTCGCACAATAATCCAGCGAAAGCACATCATTCATGCACGAGGCATACATAAGTATGTACCGAAGGCATCAGATATCAGATCCATAGGTCAAAATGGCAATGGCATACCACTAAATCCCACGAACTAGTCTTTCCGTAACTTTAAATTGAAAGTACCCTGGACAATACTCCGTAACTATGCAAAACTGCAGTcaacaaaaaacaaaaacttACATATTACAAGTAATGTGAGATAAGaccgaagaaaagaaggtttTAACCCTTGCGTTGAGCGTACATCCCAAGCACATGTGGTTGCTTCAAGTATTTTGCTTCAATATTATGCATGCAAGATGCAAGCTCCCCACCCGTGGGTACGATGGAATGAGAATCATTGCGGGCGGGCAGGTCTGCGGCTCCACGATTTACACAGTTAGTTAACAGTAGTTACTCcatactagatagatagttaaTTTGGGGGGAAACTTTGTGTGTACGATTAGCTAATATGTACTACACGTAACTAGTTAGCTGCTGGAATTCACTTCTTAAAACTAAGTTCTCAGATAACTCACTAGTTGCATGTTTGTTAGTCACGGTCTGGATACATCTATCATATGTGTAACATCTTCTTTGGAGCTGCTTGCTTACAAGTAAGAAGATAGCTACTTACCTACTCCCTGTATGCACATGCAGCTTTCAATCGGGTTGGGTTCGACATATGCCAGGTGGTCTCGGTCGTTTGGGCGTCGTTCCGCCTTGGATTGCGCGCTTGATTGTAAGCATGCCCGATCCCTTTGGATCACAAGGTAAGACTAACCAGCCTAGCTAACTGGGTATGAATGCACGGACACCGCCAGATCTTACTTGACGCAGTCCTCATCaattgatgatggagaaggggtCTCACCGCTACACTTGGTGTTTCGGACTGTTGGGCTAGATGGCAGCTTATCGCGGCTATGTAATACTACTTGGCGCTGATGAATTGTTCACACGATACAGGAAGCCCGCAAAGCGGGGATAGATTGATGAGTATACGtcgctttttctccttgtccACTCCAAGATATGTACAAGCGGAGGGAAGGATCcaatatagttaataaatcAAATGTCAAACAGTAAACACgaacacaaaaaaaaaatggaaaCGCCTAGACTTTCCCGCGCCAGTCGAACTCtgatatagtactatataaatGAAGCACAAACAATCATCCAGGTTACCAAATGGGTATTTGCAGAGCAGTAAAAACGAATGAACAGAAGAACCAAGACCAAGTTGGCGCCGTAAAGGAGATATCCGCCCGTTAGACAAAGTGGAAACCCCGGCACCGAAGCACAAGACTAATCGGAAAAGAAACATTtcgaaagggaaagggaatggTGGCATATCATGCAGGTGGAAGGATGCTGCCAAATAGTGACGCACAAGTGAATGAGAAAGCTGGAAAAAGCCATTGCATCAACGAAAGATAGTTGGTGAAGCGGCCTTGTAAAGATCTGGATGTTTAGCATGCCTCGTCAGCCTCTTCCGCTGACTTTCAATACTTCGGCTCCTAGTTCTTCCTCTGAACTGTCCAGATACCGGTCTCCCCGTATCCAAGCCTTTCACGCTCTCTGGGACTGGCACGTGAAGTGCATCAATATTCGGCATTGGTAGCCACGCAGTGCTCAtcgtgctgctgctacccGGCACGTCGTGCTCCGTCACTGTAGTCATGGGCTGTTTCCAGCTTTTCTCCGATGAAGCTAAGAATGCTCCGACATGCTCCCATTGGGGGTATTGATGAGGTATGGCATCTGCAGAGGCAACTGACAGGCTAGGAGAGGCATTATCGAGGCTCCTCAATTGGTGGCAATATTGAGAGTAGGGCATTGTATGCCGATATTCCGGAGGAGTCGCGAATGAACTGCTCCTTAGGCGCGGTTTGGGGGGCATCGGTCGGAGGTCATGACACATTGACCATCTGTGGGACGGCCAGCCATAGCTGTTAACTCTGGGCCTTGCCCATGGACCCTGAAGGCTTGAATGACGGTGTACCGAGGGCTCGTGGCCAAGTTCTGGGCTATTCCTGGCATCCAAAAGCCCGCGGTCCCTTGAATTACCATTGAATGTAAATCTGCGGGCCACTGCAGGTTGGTGTGTGGATGTGCGAGAATCAGTCGATCGTCTAGTAGAACGAACGGAGGCTGCGGAACTATATCCGCTGTCAACCGTTCCATGAGCACCTTGAGGTTCTCGGTGCCCGTGGTCTCGGAAGGAACGTTCAAGCTGGCGGACAAACCATTTCTCCTCATCAGCGACAGAGataccttcatcttctgttTCACTACCACGAAGTTTGTACGGTGTTGAGGTTGCTGGAGATCTCTCGAAAGAAAATGGACTTGCAGGGTGATCGTCAGGCTTTTCCACTTCAGTAGATGGAATCTGTAACTTTGGAACACGGGCAGTATCGCTACTTGGAACCGGAGCATAGTCTTGGATGTTTGAGATATCAAAGCTGGTTAGATCAACCTTTTCAAGTGTGCTGTCCCGGACGATCTCAGCTTTCCGGGATTGCTCAATTGCACTCTCAGAGGCATAATCCTGGATGTTCGATAGATCAAAGCTGGTTAGATCCACTTCATGTCCGCTGTCTTGCACAATCTCAGCATTGTGGGATTGCTCGTCTGCACGTTCAGAAGCTGACTGCAGCTTCTGATCCATATGGTATGGCACCTGGTGGGTATAGGGTTGGGGCTGTCCCGGCTTCGTATCATGCGTGTGAATGCCAGTAGGTTCAGGATTCGGGCTGTTGGGACGGTTCAATCGAGTCCTGTCACTGGGGCATGGAGATGCAGAACCATTTACCACACGCAATGATCCTAACTTGAGAGCCCCTAAATGAGTATATTCGAACTCATTGGGTGTTGCTGGACGGACCCGGGTAACCGGACTAGGTGGTCCAGCAGCATCTTCGTAACCGGATGGTAACGGCCTTGGAAATGCAGATGTCTCGTTGAAATAGTTGAGTGACATCGTGGGTTCCCGTACAACTGGTGATGACAATCTTCGGGCTGTATCTCTTGCTGGCCTTCTTGTTGCGATCCCGGGCCGTGTTAGCAGCGATCGTCGACGGATGAGAGAAAATCCTTGGCTGTCTACCCTGAATAGTGTATTAGAAGACGTTGCCTCTTCGATTGTACTATGATGCATAGTACTTTGCGCCCTCTGAGGTGTAGTATGCGCAGAATACGCCCGTCTCGGTCGCGGTGGCCGTGCCATCAATGGTTGTGGTCGACTTGGGAGAGTTGTTGCCTGAAAGCTATTGTGTCTGGAAGAACGGCGAGAGACTTGACCGCTCATAACGGGGTCTGGCATAGGGACGGTAGGAACGTGCGAGTACAGACTAAGATCATCTGGCTCTTTAACCATAGACTGGCATTTTCGGGCCCTGCTGAGAGTGGGCCATGGCTCCCCAGGTCGATAGGAGGCGGATGGAAGAGACTGCGACCTCCTTGTGCATACATCGGGCTCAGGGGCCTTGAGGGAGATGGAAGTTCCGGTCCAAGGGTCTTGCCAAGCAGTACAAGCAGGGCATTCTATAGGAGAGCTGGTGCCGGAAGTTTGACGAGATGCGCGGAAGCTGTTTGAAGCTAGCGTTGCCCTATTCGGAGGCGGTTTTGAAAGCCGATTGGTGCGGCGACGCTTTTCTTTGCTCTGTACTGAAAGGTAGCCTCCCAtggcttccttcttgagTGAAAACCGGAGTGAAGGTTTCAGAAGAATCTGATCTTCTCACCTAAAGGTGCGAGGCCGACATGGGCAGGCCGCAACGTCAGACAATTCAACGAATGGCGTCCAGTGGCTGATAAACAAGTTCACTTCAGGGTTTAATCCGGTAATGCCATAACAGTGGTCAATCCTGCAGAAGAAACTTGGGTACCAACGAGGCTGGAAGCACCAGGCTCCTGCCTATGAGATAGATAGGCCGAGGGAAGGTTTCAAAAACCTTCGACGACGTCAACCCCGGGTTGATTTGAAAGACTTAGTAGATCACGCAGAGGGGAACAAGAGGAAGATTTTGGACGGGACTGGTTCGAGCTTTCGCCCGAAGCGCTGACTTGCGACGCCTCAAGCTGGTaaagaaccagaagagcGTATTTAGATGATGGggcaagaaaaagcaaagacgGCCGACTATATAGGTAGCGAGAGGGAAGCGCTACCCAAAACGAAAAGACAGGACAATGAACTGTTGTAATAAAAAGGAAATGCAGCACGGGCGGAATCAGCCACGTCCAACTAGTGGGTTTCCTCCCTCCTGATTTGTTTTATACGATAGATAGGCAGCCAGAATTGAGATGTCAGGAGAAGAGGTACTGAAAGAGTAGTAGTGGAGGGTGGAAGACGACGAAACCAggagtggtggaggatgtttTATGCAATAGTAGAACAAAGGAGGTacaagaaggggaaaaaaaagaatattatcagATTACCGCGATCCCTGGTCGGCCAGATAAAGATGGGAACAAAAaggaataaaataataagaagataataaaataaaaagagagagatcaAAAccaaattaagaataaaattcAAAAACACGGGGTTGAATGGGATGAAGcggatggaaaagaaagatcGATTAAGAATCGTAGCTGGGGTAAGTAAGGGAAATCAGATACATAAGTGGAGTGGAGATGGACTGGGCTGCCATGGTTGAGGATGCACGAAAGACACCAGAGTGACGAATGCGTTTATCCACAGGCAACTGTAGCTCTCACGGACAACGGAATGGGGAACGAGATAATGGATCGGCAGGTTGCAGACGGTCGGAAAAGGGAACCAGCTTCTGACAAGATCATTGTGTAAGAGCGAGAGAccgtgtggatgtggatgtggatgtagatgtgGATAAGGGTGTCAGAGTAAATGGAGCTAAGAAAGAGCAAACACACCCGGACATTAttcaccagccagccaaggtACCATccaaatttttttttttaccctctTCGACAagaggaattggagaaggatgtggatggagcCATGGGAATGGACGGTCAAGTCAGCCTTGGACTGGCGTGGCCATTTCAGAACTCAGACTTTCGGACACAACGCCATCCCTGAAAGCGGACAAGTCAAAGCAAGAATTGCACCGGCGATGCCCGCTAGAAGCacccaagaaaaaaaaataattaattaacaaaaacaaaataataaCCATACCTAATACTAAAAAGAAGGCAAGAAAGGGAAACGAATGACTgcatgaggagggaggggtatCAAGGGTATCATTCTATTCCGTAGTAACTAAAATCAGTAAGTTTGTTTACTACTGTAGATGGGTAATTCAGTTGTCTACTTTCGTTGAGCTATTATTTCATTCCGTACGTAGGTTGATCGATTATTCTTTCCCTCATGTTTATCATTGACGGATTATGATCATACCATGCATCGTCGGATGTTTGTCTGATGTGTCTGCAGTtatctagttagttattaGCTATTTAGCAGCTAGTTTAACTGTACTTCcatctacttacttagttTCTCATCGCTATCCCTTAGGGGGACTGGTAGAAGCTCTCCCTACCAGTTATGGATTAAACAATTTTCTTAGTTCGACCCTCATTAGGATCGCATTTGGATCGCCAGGACCATCGTCTGTTTTAGCTCCAGCCGTGGATCCCTCCAGGGGTGGAAAgcttgatgacgatggagcCTTGATTGGTGCTGGGCTGGCCGCAAGCAGAACTAGGCGACTAGTTCTTCCTTCCGGACCTTGGTCAGTGAAAGTAGTCAGGATGTTACGGAGGAGAATGCTGTTCCCGCCTTTCCGAGTTATGGATCCTTGGTtcttgacctcctcctcctcctccacctacgGGATAGACGAAGCTGAAAGAATCGATCGCATCCCGTCTTTggttaataatatctatgtATTCTACTCCGTACGTCCCGAGGCTATCCTTGAGTGCTCTCCGTACTTCCCATTCAATCGCACAAGTAACCTACTCCGGACATGTGTACTTTTTTGACTTTGGACTACTTGAGCAttttactatactactatactactaccattaGCCAccgccactactaccaccataGCCTCCTATTGAACAACTGGATCGTAAGTTAGTCTGCACGCAGTACTTGTTACTACTGCTGTTGTTAACTGACT belongs to Aspergillus luchuensis IFO 4308 DNA, chromosome 3, nearly complete sequence and includes:
- a CDS encoding fumarylacetoacetate hydrolase family protein (COG:Q;~EggNog:ENOG410PGFE;~InterPro:IPR011234,IPR036663;~PFAM:PF01557;~go_function: GO:0003824 - catalytic activity [Evidence IEA]) translates to MATFSRLVRFLAKDGQTYYGDALLSAGVSDIAQATRARVIRGDIFGQHQVTDQIADIKMLLAPLARKDIGTVRCLGLNYEQHAIESNLPLPKFPVLFYKPVTSITGPTDDVPVSRMAQQGEGLDYECELVVVIGKEAKNVPESQALDYVLGYAVGNDVSHREWQLKHGGGQWGLGKGFDGWAPFGPGIVSSKLIRDPNNLQISTKLNGQTVQSSSTKDMIFNVAKTVSFLSQGTTLLPGDVIFTGTPQGVGMGRKPALWLKDGDLVEVSLEGVGSCLNRVVFDKPSSKL
- a CDS encoding Hsp20/alpha crystallin family protein (COG:O;~EggNog:ENOG410PNWV;~InterPro:IPR008978,IPR002068;~PFAM:PF00011) — translated: MAYFPRFAGDFAPLFQLLDDYDVHRSSRPKNRKATPVRSFTPKFDVYEVNDVYHLEGELPGAEPSNIEIEFSDPHTLVIKGRVEKNEVGTPQTAGQTSPTKSHQPTVEDDDEDEDNKSTKSSDSHPTQLVSQKQTEPTSKYWVSERQTGEFYRTFTFPTRVHQDAVKANLTNGILSLQIPKEPAPQVKKIRLE
- a CDS encoding uncharacterized protein (COG:S;~EggNog:ENOG410Q1AA), encoding MGGYLSVQSKEKRRRTNRLSKPPPNRATLASNSFRASRQTSGTSSPIECPACTAWQDPWTGTSISLKAPEPDVCTRRSQSLPSASYRPGEPWPTLSRARKCQSMVKEPDDLSLYSHVPTVPMPDPVMSGQVSRRSSRHNSFQATTLPSRPQPLMARPPRPRRAYSAHTTPQRAQSTMHHSTIEEATSSNTLFRVDSQGFSLIRRRSLLTRPGIATRRPARDTARRLSSPVVREPTMSLNYFNETSAFPRPLPSGYEDAAGPPSPVTRVRPATPNEFEYTHLGALKLGSLRVVNGSASPCPSDRTRLNRPNSPNPEPTGIHTHDTKPGQPQPYTHQVPYHMDQKLQSASERADEQSHNAEIVQDSGHEVDLTSFDLSNIQDYASESAIEQSRKAEIVRDSTLEKVDLTSFDISNIQDYAPVPSSDTARVPKLQIPSTEVEKPDDHPASPFSFERSPATSTPYKLRGSETEDEGISVADEEKWFVRQLERSFRDHGHREPQGAHGTVDSGYSSAASVRSTRRSTDSRTSTHQPAVARRFTFNGNSRDRGLLDARNSPELGHEPSVHRHSSLQGPWARPRVNSYGWPSHRWSMCHDLRPMPPKPRLRSSSFATPPEYRHTMPYSQYCHQLRSLDNASPSLSVASADAIPHQYPQWEHVGAFLASSEKSWKQPMTTVTEHDVPGSSSTMSTAWLPMPNIDALHVPVPESVKGLDTGRPVSGQFRGRTRSRSIESQRKRLTRHAKHPDLYKAASPTIFR